A DNA window from Deltaproteobacteria bacterium contains the following coding sequences:
- a CDS encoding ABC transporter ATP-binding protein, with protein sequence MASIDLTGIRNFVLRGVDLRIETGELMVILGPTGSGKTTMLNVIAGLCEYEGRVMIQGTPVEGVPTRKRNIGYLFQDLVLFPHLDVASNILFGLEARGWPKVKRKERVKELSKLLNIEPILSRYPKRLSGGEKQRVALARALAPEPGILLLDEPFNSLDVRTAKRLRLEYLRLQRKLGITTVFVSHNLAEAEEMADRVAVLEGGILRRVGPPDEVLLNPFGEGEGDFIGAPNVFDCRQARLLSNGLLEVHSDGVSIVVPYEGNFPRKIAISPWDVYVSCNRPPGPRLNRYTGRIRSVSRVGSIRRLQVEVDGSLILAEIPEDIYEGEGMTVGREVHVIFKIRSLRSY encoded by the coding sequence GTGGCTTCGATCGATCTCACAGGGATTCGCAATTTCGTCCTCAGAGGTGTCGATCTGAGGATCGAGACAGGGGAGCTCATGGTGATTCTGGGGCCCACGGGTTCGGGCAAGACGACGATGTTGAACGTAATCGCCGGCCTGTGTGAATACGAGGGCCGGGTCATGATCCAGGGGACTCCTGTGGAGGGAGTGCCCACCAGAAAGAGGAACATAGGGTACCTTTTCCAGGACCTGGTGCTCTTCCCGCACCTGGACGTGGCCTCGAACATCCTGTTCGGTTTGGAGGCCAGGGGGTGGCCCAAGGTGAAGCGCAAAGAGAGGGTGAAGGAGCTGTCAAAGCTCCTGAACATCGAACCCATCCTGAGCCGGTACCCGAAAAGGCTGAGCGGGGGTGAGAAGCAGAGGGTCGCCCTGGCCCGTGCCCTGGCTCCGGAGCCGGGTATTCTTCTGCTGGACGAGCCCTTCAACAGCCTCGACGTGAGAACAGCCAAGAGGCTGCGCCTCGAATACCTGAGGCTCCAGCGCAAACTCGGCATAACCACGGTCTTTGTCAGCCACAACCTCGCGGAGGCCGAGGAGATGGCCGACAGGGTCGCCGTGCTGGAAGGGGGGATACTGAGGCGGGTCGGCCCTCCCGACGAGGTTCTTCTGAACCCTTTCGGCGAAGGAGAAGGCGATTTCATAGGGGCACCAAACGTCTTCGACTGCCGCCAGGCCCGGCTCTTGAGCAACGGACTCCTGGAAGTCCATTCCGATGGGGTCTCGATCGTGGTCCCCTACGAGGGGAATTTCCCCCGGAAGATCGCCATCTCCCCCTGGGACGTCTATGTCTCCTGCAACAGACCACCGGGTCCTCGACTCAACCGATACACGGGGAGGATCCGGAGCGTCTCCCGGGTGGGATCGATAAGAAGGCTCCAGGTCGAGGTCGACGGCTCCTTGATCCTGGCCGAGATTCCAGAAGACATATACGAGGGCGAGGGTATGACCGTCGGCAGGGAGGTCCACGTGATTTTCAAGATACGCTCCCTTCGAAGTTACTAG
- a CDS encoding ABC transporter permease gives MRMRIPRGVLPVFVLLLGWEVLARSRLVPEYLFPPFSRVLATAFDLVGSGELGRDLLSSLIRVVAGFLLGALSGMVMGIVMGWNEKVGRSFGPVFGLLYPIPALGWLPLLMIWVGIREALPILIIGICSFFPVLYNTSTGIRSLNPRVVQAARTLGASDLRILWKLAIPMAISHILTGLRLEAGMGWRVVIAAEMVAIPTGIGALLIKSESLLRVDIIVVCLIVLSLMGLLFERLFAYLEERMTRNWR, from the coding sequence ATGAGAATGAGAATACCGAGAGGGGTCCTGCCGGTTTTCGTCCTCCTCCTCGGCTGGGAGGTCCTGGCGAGAAGCCGCCTGGTGCCCGAATATCTCTTCCCCCCTTTCTCCAGGGTACTTGCCACGGCGTTCGATCTGGTCGGATCCGGGGAGTTGGGAAGAGATCTGCTGAGCAGCCTCATCCGTGTGGTTGCGGGGTTTCTCCTCGGAGCCCTCTCCGGGATGGTGATGGGAATAGTCATGGGGTGGAACGAAAAAGTCGGCCGCTCTTTCGGACCTGTCTTCGGGCTGCTCTATCCCATCCCGGCTCTGGGCTGGCTCCCCCTTCTCATGATATGGGTCGGAATCCGGGAGGCTCTCCCGATCCTGATTATCGGAATCTGTTCCTTTTTCCCGGTTCTTTACAACACCTCAACGGGCATCAGATCTCTGAACCCGAGGGTCGTCCAGGCTGCAAGAACCCTTGGGGCCTCCGATCTCAGGATCCTCTGGAAGCTCGCAATCCCCATGGCGATCTCTCACATCCTGACCGGGCTGCGCCTTGAAGCCGGCATGGGTTGGAGAGTGGTCATCGCAGCGGAAATGGTGGCGATCCCCACGGGGATCGGGGCCTTGCTGATCAAATCAGAGAGCCTTCTCCGCGTGGACATCATCGTAGTCTGCCTCATCGTCCTCTCCCTGATGGGGCTTCTCTTCGAAAGGCTTTTCGCCTACCTCGAAGAGAGAATGACCAGGAACTGGAGATAG
- a CDS encoding ABC transporter substrate-binding protein — translation MGRETRPQGRLIWLVLLCMWASTAGSRAARAGSGRIGLAVEFNTHAACAYVARDKGWFREKGLHLASYETYKTGLALAAALARGDIQAAYICLAPALLCRGRGIPIKAVLGTHLYGYGLVVQQGIFSVDELGGRTIGCVREGSPADLLLHLMIERYHPESLKVRRMGPLQLLTAMKTRRLDGAWLPEHYMTMARVAGLSVLLKSQDLWPGMQGSVLVVKEQLISQRPGAVRALAEVTRDSTAWLNRHPRQGAAIMGCVLKIPPEVALESMGNLDYRAGIDPRAVQDAVDLMFRLGYLEKRIDPGLFLYRVESAEDIQ, via the coding sequence ATGGGACGGGAGACACGACCACAGGGCCGGCTGATCTGGCTAGTCCTCCTGTGCATGTGGGCGAGCACTGCGGGCTCTCGTGCGGCTCGGGCGGGAAGCGGCAGGATCGGACTCGCCGTCGAATTCAATACCCATGCGGCCTGTGCGTACGTGGCCAGAGACAAGGGCTGGTTCCGGGAAAAGGGCCTCCACCTGGCTTCCTATGAAACCTACAAGACCGGCTTGGCCCTCGCCGCCGCCCTTGCACGGGGCGACATCCAGGCCGCCTATATCTGCCTTGCCCCGGCACTGCTCTGCCGCGGCAGGGGGATCCCGATCAAGGCGGTCCTCGGCACGCACCTCTACGGATACGGCCTGGTGGTCCAGCAGGGGATCTTCTCGGTCGACGAGCTGGGTGGAAGGACCATCGGCTGTGTGAGAGAGGGAAGCCCGGCCGACCTCCTCCTGCACCTGATGATCGAACGCTATCATCCCGAATCGCTCAAGGTCAGGAGAATGGGGCCTCTCCAGTTATTGACGGCCATGAAGACCAGGCGACTCGACGGCGCCTGGCTCCCCGAACACTACATGACGATGGCACGGGTTGCAGGGCTTTCCGTCCTACTCAAGAGCCAGGATCTCTGGCCGGGCATGCAGGGGAGTGTCCTGGTGGTCAAAGAGCAACTCATCAGTCAAAGGCCCGGTGCGGTCCGCGCACTGGCCGAGGTGACCAGGGACTCCACGGCGTGGTTGAACCGGCATCCGAGACAGGGGGCGGCAATCATGGGCTGCGTGCTCAAAATCCCCCCCGAGGTCGCCCTCGAGTCGATGGGAAACCTCGACTACAGGGCCGGCATCGACCCGCGGGCCGTACAGGACGCGGTGGATCTCATGTTTAGGCTCGGGTACCTCGAAAAGAGGATCGATCCGGGTCTGTTCCTCTACCGGGTGGAATCTGCGGAGGACATTCAATGA